From Rubrivirga sp. SAORIC476, a single genomic window includes:
- a CDS encoding DNA repair exonuclease produces the protein MSGLRARLLVSGDLHLGRYPSRVPPGDPALEIQAVVRALVDQAIERHVDAVILTGDVADQSNKYFEAFGVLERALHRLVEAGIPVVAVAGNHDHDVLGSVADAVGEGVTVLGRGETWASMPLEKNGREVLRLWGWSFAGPSVHTSPLDTFPGVSGDVPTVGLLHADLDVAGSRYAPVTADRLWETGASAWLLGHIHAPDLRTRDGRLILYPGSPQPLDPGEPGPHGAWLVDVAGDGTATAEAVPLATVRYDALSIDLGGAADATEIRERVAVGIREHADALRDENPALRRAVVRLTLRGRTPAYRSVEAVASELLDTVETAASGLTVSVDRVEERARPALDLDGLAEGSGPVATLAALAGRLEAGTPSEGDLALIRRSVEALQQARRARVFTPLGRSGRFPEDLREEAVLRLRRQTFRLLEEALAQTPTASAGASD, from the coding sequence CCGCCTCCTCGTCAGCGGCGATCTCCACCTCGGCCGGTACCCGAGCCGCGTGCCGCCCGGCGACCCGGCCCTGGAGATCCAGGCCGTCGTGCGGGCCCTCGTGGACCAGGCCATCGAGCGCCACGTCGACGCGGTGATCCTCACGGGCGACGTGGCGGACCAGAGCAACAAGTACTTCGAGGCCTTCGGCGTGCTGGAGCGGGCGCTCCACCGGCTCGTCGAGGCGGGCATCCCGGTGGTCGCGGTCGCGGGCAACCACGACCACGACGTGCTGGGGTCCGTGGCCGATGCTGTGGGCGAGGGCGTCACCGTGCTCGGCCGCGGTGAGACGTGGGCGTCGATGCCGCTGGAGAAGAACGGGCGCGAGGTGCTTCGCCTTTGGGGCTGGTCGTTCGCCGGACCGAGCGTCCACACGTCGCCGCTGGACACCTTTCCCGGCGTCTCCGGCGACGTGCCGACGGTGGGCCTACTCCACGCCGACCTGGACGTGGCTGGGAGTCGCTACGCGCCCGTCACCGCGGACCGACTCTGGGAGACGGGCGCCTCGGCGTGGCTGCTCGGCCACATCCACGCGCCCGACCTGCGGACGCGCGACGGCCGCCTGATCCTGTACCCCGGCTCGCCGCAGCCGCTCGACCCCGGCGAGCCCGGCCCCCACGGCGCCTGGCTGGTGGACGTGGCCGGTGATGGCACCGCGACCGCCGAGGCGGTGCCCCTCGCCACCGTCCGCTACGACGCCCTCTCCATCGACCTCGGGGGAGCCGCCGACGCGACCGAGATCCGCGAGCGCGTCGCGGTCGGGATTCGCGAGCACGCCGACGCGCTCCGCGACGAGAACCCGGCGCTCCGCCGCGCCGTGGTCCGCCTGACACTGCGCGGCCGGACGCCCGCGTACCGATCCGTCGAGGCGGTCGCGAGCGAACTGCTCGACACCGTCGAGACGGCGGCGTCCGGGCTAACGGTTTCCGTGGACCGCGTCGAGGAGCGCGCCCGCCCGGCGCTCGACCTGGACGGGCTGGCCGAGGGCAGCGGCCCGGTGGCCACGCTGGCGGCCCTCGCCGGTCGGCTGGAGGCGGGCACGCCGTCCGAAGGCGACCTCGCGCTGATCCGCCGCAGTGTCGAGGCGCTCCAGCAAGCCCGCCGGGCGCGCGTCTTCACCCCCCTCGGCCGCTCCGGCCGCTTTCCCGAGGACCTGCGAGAGGAGGCCGTCCTCCGCCTCCGCCGCCAGACGTTCCGGCTGCTGGAGGAGGCCCTCGCCCAGACGCCGACCGCCTCTGCGGGCGCCTCGGACTGA